The genome window TGACTCCTGTCCAATTACCAACATAGGCGTATTTATCAGTGAGTGTGTTAAACAGGGTCGTTTTGCCAGTATTAGGGTTTCCAATCAGCGCAACTGTTGTCATCTCACTTTGCCTCCGTAAGCAATGCGAAAACGGTGTACCGCAAACCGATTCGTTGGTGGTCATTTTCGATTATCACTGGGCCATGAAAGGGGTATTTTTGAACTACTTTAATCGGACACCCTTCACACAAGCCCATATCATGTAGTCGGGCGGCAGTGGCTGTATTTAAACAGTCAAATGAGTGAAGAATATAATTTTGTTGAATCATTATCGCCACCTACCTTATCGAATATTCCAAAATTATATAAACACTATATTATATCTTCATTATACACTTAAATCATTTGTTGA of Limosilactobacillus reuteri subsp. reuteri contains these proteins:
- a CDS encoding FeoA family protein, encoding MIQQNYILHSFDCLNTATAARLHDMGLCEGCPIKVVQKYPFHGPVIIENDHQRIGLRYTVFALLTEAK